In the genome of Daucus carota subsp. sativus chromosome 9, DH1 v3.0, whole genome shotgun sequence, the window gttgagtttcaaaaaaatcacaataaatataggaatttagtgcattgagaaatgagaataatgttgagtttcaaaaaaatcacaattaatatgtagataaatttgtattgaaagaagagaaagacaagttttttgggacaatttttttttttttcaaactggacctataaatcgagacggagggagtattgagtTTGTATTGCATCTTTAATTGTGTCGTTTACCGCTATAAACATAGGAGGAATGATTGCGTGACATGGTGCTAGCGAGATCTCTATACGTTTTTATTacgaatttatttattattacattattaatattaaatacattTAATGGATTATCTTTATAAATAGACGccgaatatattttataatattaatataagtaTGCTTATATATTGAGATATGTATATCTTATTTTGGATGTTACCCTTTCCACCACCTCGAATACATAAAATAATTGCATAAGTTTTCTGATCGCTATTAAGTATCATTCCACCGTCTTGAATGCATAAAATAATTGCATAAGTTTTCTGGTCGCTATTAAGTATCATTGGACTACGGTGTTACTTTATGTTCTTTTATCTTCACAGATTCATTGCACTAAGCAACGTGATAGTTTTTTCAAGTACAATCATGTATTCTCGAAAGATCAACAACTCACTTATTTGATCTATTAAAACTAGAGCTAactttctttattttattcttattgATTACGGTTTTCTCTTGCCTTGATGAATTGTTTCGTATTTAGTTTTGTTTATCTATTCTTAaatttgtaacataatttaaaatataattactcTATTGTTACAAACTCCCATATATCTGATGCATTTACATATTCTTGACTACTTGCAATGGCGTTTATCAAAGTTCTTCAGAAGAAGTTTTTGTTTTGAACTAAATATACAATGAATTTGTACCATGTccacaaaattaaaacaaacaggGGATTAAATTGGTTTAAGCTGTTAAAAACAAATGAACCAAGTTACAGAAGTGGCCAATCTAATTGATCCAAAATCTAATTATGTTACAACTAAGGAAGATATTATAatggaatagagaaatgaaAAAGATAACATAAGACTAAAGCTACTCAATGGGGAACCTCATCATAGAGCTTTCATGCTATCCAAGCGACAACTAGCCTGCACAAATATAATTATGCAATTATGAGCAACTATTTAAGATGTAACAATATCCAGATTTAAAGAATATCAAGAAGGGTCATTATACCAGAAACTTGTGGATCTTTCTTAAAATAGGCGAGAATTCTGTGCAGAACTTCTCCATATCAGCCTGGATATTTTCTGCTCCGCCTAGCACCTCCAGAAATCTTTTTCTATCAGGAGCAAGCTTGATAGCAACCTGTGAGTTCATGATTTTCAGACAAGATAAGTAATCTATCAATAGAATAATGATAAAGGAATTTCAGAAGATTTTGAGAAAGTCATTGTACTAATGACATGTTTTAGATGAGGTTGAGGAGGTTGTCAAGGAGAAAAACATTACAGTAAAACTTGAACTGGCTAGCCAGCCATGCCATTTTTTCAACGTCTTACTATAGGAATCATTACAGCATTGTTGCATTCCCCAATCTTGATGTTGGGAGAAGTTATTAAATAGCTCCACTAGAAAGTCCATAGCTCTGCATAATAGTTGCAAGATCATAAAGTTTAGAAAACCAGGTTAAAAAAATAGCTAACTAATAGAATAGATATAATAGACAAAATTCTTGCAATTATAAAACCCTCAAGTTTGCCAGCATAAAGGTACAAGCAGAAACTAAGAAACTAAGCTTCTATATATGTTGCGTTCACTTAGATGGAAAAAAATATGTCTCTAATTTTCATTCCTACAGTCATTTCATTCCAAATTATTTGAACTAGAAATCTACCTACATGTTTTGAAAAGAATGCTCTATTTCACTTCTTACATTATTTTCCCTACAATTTTCATCACAAAAAATTTAGACTCACTCATATTTGGTCACTGTTTTTCTCATACAATCTTCTTTCCACATCAAAGTTCTTTCTATGACCAAAAATATGCTTTTTTGGCTCATCAAGTATTTGTTTTCCATATTAGAGCGAATGCTACATTTCCCTACTAGTTCCATAGGAATGTTAGCTAAAGAGAGAAGAAATTATAATGGACCATCGAGTGCCGTTGCCAAGAATTGAAAGTCATTTAGTCTCACATTTGTTTCCATGTTTTATATGGAATATGAGGACTGCAGAAAGATCTCAGTTGTTCCTTTCTAGTGCGTTCATATGTTATTAGAGCATGAATCACAGCTAAAACTTCATATGCAATCCTAACTTCAGTGAAGTTGGTATCCAAATGATATACTGTGTATGACCAGGATCTGCCTACATGTAGGTGTGCAAATACATCCGAAAAATGACATCAAATACCTCGTCAGCCAGAGAATGGCATTTGTGCAACTTGTCCATGACTTTGCGGTGTCTGTTTCAATTTCTGCTTGTACATAACCAAACAAGTAGTTGAATCTGGTTGGATTtgattcatatttatgttcCAATCTCTGCAGTTGTTAAGAATAAGAAAAATGTCCATAATGCAATACTAATGCCTACAACATTATACAAATTGAAGTATTTATTGTGATCTCAACCTAGACTCTTTTTTAAACCCTGTTTCTTTTATTTCAAAGTCTCCATGTGTTGTGGACAGAgtgatgaattttatttaaaactgGAGGGAGATAAAATCGCATTTTCtaattagaaatttattatGTAGTTGAGACCAAAAAAACTTACTGATATATTACCACCGACATCTGATTTCACAATGGCCATAGCCGGTCCGAATTTATCTGGCATGACAATGCAGAAGAATTCAGTTAAATACTGTAATGCTCAAGTCATAAAAATTACTTGTTCAAACTTGAGCAACATCAACAGATTAGTTCAAAACTGATTAATCAAACTAGTGATAAACACATCTGACCCTAATTAAAAAGAACACACCTGAACCTCTTTATCCCTACTCAAGATTA includes:
- the LOC108201655 gene encoding glycolipid transfer protein 1; this translates as MGETSETVFSASLQKMKHVKSDEGDMLTKPFLDVCKLVLPIIDKFGPAMAIVKSDVGGNISRLEHKYESNPTRFNYLFGYVQAEIETDTAKSWTSCTNAILWLTRAMDFLVELFNNFSQHQDWGMQQCCNDSYSKTLKKWHGWLASSSFTVAIKLAPDRKRFLEVLGGAENIQADMEKFCTEFSPILRKIHKFLASCRLDSMKAL